Proteins encoded together in one Solanum lycopersicum chromosome 7, SLM_r2.1 window:
- the LOC101265749 gene encoding protein TPX2 encodes MADGKNDPNLLMIDEIYEFSAPRYYDFIDGETEDDMRNAELWFDITSSYAPSPCMPRIKINRSVQVEIPCDFTEGEKLESNTRPAAEVKEEDTPDENNEPAAEVLSFKVKEEVISDEKNKPAAKVLSYEVKEEATPDDAIGVELHSSLVNPESVKKQPTSQEICTPRPLPTMSKKIDPTKTDSTNQKTAKKIPSMLRNPSALKSKTLPAKSANPATVRKQAIMRSAVRTPNFGQENQAIKRQKLESGKAKQILDVKPQHLPHKSKPGANGSTFSLVAKTRKEERKMYVREPVPQFFSTAEMMKKFQCSTRGMSLSCMSSSTSHRKPNKLTLTAPKEPEFETAQRVRPTTVKSSAELEEEMMAKIPKFKARPLNKKILEAPKLPTLPKSTPQLPEFKEFHLETMARANQNVETSSVLSMESTQIHQWKTHLTAPKSPVLQTSLRARPPQIKSSEELEKEELEKVPKFKARPFNKKIFESKGDLGMFCNTKKHVTVPEEFHFATDERIPPPSNVTDLFDKLSLYSEPRNEKTIPRNTRPNPFHLYTEERGAEKERRLFTELLQKQIEEERSRVPKATPYPYTTDYPVIPPKPEPKHCTKPEPFQLESLVRHEREMQREMEERRRLEKEEAMMRTFIAQPILIEDPIPVPEKVRKPLTQVQEFNLHVDHRAPDRAEFDKKIKEKEMMYQKYREEAETARLMEEELALKQLRKTLVPHARPLPKFDHPFLPQKSSKQVTKPRSPKLLVLKRQERRRMVCPYAAVSTAASQMR; translated from the exons ATGGCGGACGGAAAAAATGATCCGAATTTGTTGATGATTGATGAAATTTACGAATTTTCAGCACCACGATACTATGATTTCATTGATGGAGAGACGGAGGATGATATGCGCAATGCAGAGCTTTGGTTTGATATTACTAGTAGCTATGCCCCTTCTC CTTGTATGCCAAGAATCAAGATCAATAGATCAGTACAAGTTGAGATCCCGTGTGATTTCACTGAAGGCGAGAAGTTGGAGAGTAATACAAG GCCTGCAGCTGAGGTTAAGGAAGAGGATACACCAGATGAGAACAACGAACCTGCCGCTGAGGTTTTGTCTTTTAAGGTTAAGGAAGAGGTGATATCAGATGAGAAAAACAAACCTGCAGCTAAGGTTTTGTCTTATGAGGTTAAGGAAGAGGCAACACCAGATGATGCGATCGGAGTGGAACTTCATAGCAGTCTTGTCAATCCG GAATCTGTTAAGAAACAGCCAACTAGTCAAG AAATTTGTACCCCAAGACCACTACCAACAATGTCTAAGAAGATAGACCCTACGAAAACTGATTCCACCAATCAGAAAACAGCGAAGAAAATTCCAAGCATGCTTAGAAATCCTTCAGCATTGAAGTCAAAAACATTGCCAGCAAAAAGCGCTAATCCTGCCACCGTGAGAAA GCAAGCAATCATGAGAAGTGCTGTGAGAACGCCCAATTTTGGCCAAGAAAACCAAGCTATAAAGAGACAAAAATTAGAAAGTGGAAAAGCCAAGCAG ATTCTGGATGTCAAACCCCAACATTTGCCGCACAAATCAAAACCTGGAGCCAATGGCTCCACCTTCTCTTTGGTTGCTAAAACTCGTAAAGAGGAGAGAAAG ATGTACGTCCGGGAACCAGTACCACAGTTTTTTTCAACAGCAGAAATGATGAAGAAATTCCAATGTAGCACAAGGGGAATGTCTCTGTCCTGCATGAGCAGTTCGACTTCGCAT AGGAAGCCTAATAAACTAACATTAACTGCACCAAAAGAACCTGAATTTGAGACTGCACAACGCGTCCGTCCAACTACAGTGAAGAGTTCAGCTGAGCTTGAGGAGGAAATGATGGCTAAAATTCCCAAGTTTAAGGCTCGCCCTCTAAACAAAAAG ATACTGGAAGCTCCAAAGTTACCAACATTACCTAAAAGTACACCGCAACTTCCAGAATTTAAG GAATTTCATTTAGAGACTATGGCCAGGGCGAATCAGAATGTTGAAACATCTTCAGTCCTATCCATGGAATCTACTCAG ATTCATCAATGGAAGACACATCTTACAGCTCCTAAATCACCTGTTCTACAAACGTCACTTAGAGCACGGCCTCCACAGATCAAAAGCTCTGAAGAACTTGAAAAAGAAGAACTTGAAAAAGTTCCAAAGTTCAAGGCTAGACCTTTCAATAAGAAG ATCTTTGAAAGTAAAGGAGACCTAGGAATGTTCTGCAACACAAAAAAGCATGTGACGGTGCCTGAAGAATTTCATTTTGCCACAGATGAAAGGATTCCACCTCCTTCTAACGTTACTGATCTCTTTGATAAG CTTTCTCTGTATTCCGAACCTAGAAATGAAAAGACTATACCAAGAAACACCAGACCAAATCCTTTCCATCTCTACACAGAG GAAAGAGGAGCAGAGAAAGAGAGGAGACTATTCACCGAACTCCTGCAGAAACAGATTGAAGAAGAGAGGTCAAGAGTTCCTAAAGCAACCCCATATCCTTACACAACTGATTACCCGGTG ATTCCACCAAAACCAGAACCAAAGCATTGTACAAAACCAGAACCTTTCCAACTGGAGAGTCTGGTCAGGCATGAAAGAGAGATGCAGAGGGAAATGGAAGAACGGCGAAGATTGGAGAAGGAAGAAGCAATGATGAGGACTTTTATAGCACAACCAATCTTGATCGA GGATCCAATTCCAGTTCCTGAGAAAGTACGTAAGCCCCTCACTCAAGTTCAGGAATTTAATCTACACGTAGATCATCGTGCACCAGATAGAGCTGAGTTTGATAAGAAG ATTAAGGAGAAAGAAATGATGTATCAAAAATACAGAGAGGAGGCAGAAACTGCAAGATTG ATGGAAGAAGAGCTGGCCCTGAAACAACTACGGAAAACCTTGGTGCCTCATGCAAGACCTTTGCCTAAATTTGATCATCCTTTCCTGCCACAAAA GTCATCCAAACAAGTCACAAAACCAAGATCCCCCAAGTTGTTGGTTCTTAAAAGgcaagaaaggagaagaatGGTGTGTCCCTATGCTGCAGTTTCTACAGCTGCCTCCCAGATGAGGTGA
- the LOC101248496 gene encoding putative E3 ubiquitin-protein ligase RING1a isoform X4 yields the protein MPAQKRFLSNYQDDDNNDEDDENSPEQQQQQQQQHRRRKQSRRAMEEEQQQVEEEEEDEQEQTQDDDGDGDGDDREGKKQSSDDDSDGSGTDPEAFDELIAVSRSEIRTNVQCPICLGIIKRTRVVMGCQHRFCRECIDKSMRLGNNECPACRIHCASRRSLRDDPGFDTLIEAIYPDVEKYEEEELVFLEEERAINDQIQASIAKISQRQSEALIKRRKGKDIASPSSQRTSRNYHAYSRRKRNSQGTEPERSDPNESENDDHDEIKDSPLKDERGTQTKFRKHRRRKGALTTQTSPSAASPDGGHIETAVQLPRVTPSNSPGPAVKPETLAWGRGGVRSHIRHGSGGSRNARNTRTTKLVDYLDSVQARDDELNVHLVIIPLDKQAIPGLKKPHLCCMPKTSVGHLCEFVAQETKSQAIDVELLAVKVNTVAGYSIINHSILMDASNMLPQAVDGYNITLERLERQDTVGGISSIYCLNKNLILVYVHKNSGV from the exons ATGCCAGCGCAGAAACGATTTTTATCGAATTATCAAGATGATGACAACAACGATGAGGATGATGAGAACTCGCCAgagcaacagcagcagcagcagcagcagcaccGTCGCCGGAAACAATCCAGGCGAGCTATGGAAGAGGAACAACAACAAGTTGAGGAAGAGGAGGAAGATGAGCAAGAACAAACCCAGGATGATGATGGGGATGGGGATGGGGATGATCGAGAGGGGAAAAAGCAATCTTCTGATGATG ATTCTGATGGAAGTGGCACTGACCCAGAAGCCTTTGATGA GTTAATCGCTGTGTCACGATCTGAGATTCGCACCAATGTACAATGTCCTATATGCTTAG GTATTATCAAGAGAACTCGGGTTGTGATGGGATGCCAACACCGTTTTTGCAGGGAATGCATTGATAAATCAATGAGACTAGG GAATAACGAATGCCCTGCTTGTCGCATACATTGTGCTAGTCGACGATCATTGAGAGATGATCCTGGATTTGATACCTTAATTGAGGCAATATATCCAGATGTTGAGAAGTATGAAGAAGAG GAACTTGTCTTTCTTGAAGAGGAACGAGCAATCAATGACCAG ATTCAAGCATCCATTGCCAAAATATCTCAACGCCAATCTGAAGCATTAATTAAGAGGCGCAAAGGCAAAGACATAGCTTCTCCCTCCTCACAAAGAACATCTCGCAACTATCATGCTtattcaagaagaaaaagaaacagtcAGGGGACAGAACCTGAGCGATCTGATCCAAATGAGAGTGAAAATGATGATCATGATGAGATCAAAGATTCACCCCTTAAGGATGAGCGAGGAACACAAACCAAGTTCAGGAAACATAGGAGGCGCAAAGGAGCTCTGACCACCCAAACTTCTCCTTCAGCCGCGAGTCCAGATGGTGGACACATTGAAACTGCAGTACAGCTACCCAGAGTCACCCCAAGTAATTCTCCTGGACCTGCAGTGAAGCCTGAAACACTTGCTTGGGGAAGAGGTGGAGTTCGAAGCCACATTCGACATGGCAGTGGTGGTAGCAGGAATGCTCGTAATACTCGAACAACCAAGTTAGTTGATTATCTTGACAGTGTGCAAGCAAGGGATGATGAG TTAAATGTCCATCTTGTGATTATTCCATTAGACAAACAAGCGATACCAGGTCTGAAAAAGCCCCATCTCTGCTGCATGCCAAAGACATCAGTCGGACATCTCTGTGAA TTTGTTGCTCAGGAGACGAAATCACAAGCCATAGATGTTGAATTACTGGCTGTAAAAGTCAACACTGTTGCTGGCTACTCCATTATCAACCATTCAATCTTAATGGATGCATCAAATATGCTACCTCAAGCTGTCGATGGTTACAATATTACTCTGGAACGCTTAGAAAGGCAAGATACTGTGGGAGGAATCAGTTCCATTTATTGTTTAAATAAGAATCTG ATCCTTGTGTACGTGCACAAGAATTCTGGGGTATGA
- the LOC101248496 gene encoding putative E3 ubiquitin-protein ligase RING1a isoform X2, which translates to MPAQKRFLSNYQDDDNNDEDDENSPEQQQQQQQQHRRRKQSRRAMEEEQQQVEEEEEDEQEQTQDDDGDGDGDDREGKKQSSDDDSDGSGTDPEAFDELIAVSRSEIRTNDFDERSFLAQLFQARKDLECPICLGIIKRTRVVMGCQHRFCRECIDKSMRLGNNECPACRIHCASRRSLRDDPGFDTLIEAIYPDVEKYEEEELVFLEEERAINDQIQASIAKISQRQSEALIKRRKGKDIASPSSQRTSRNYHAYSRRKRNSQGTEPERSDPNESENDDHDEIKDSPLKDERGTQTKFRKHRRRKGALTTQTSPSAASPDGGHIETAVQLPRVTPSNSPGPAVKPETLAWGRGGVRSHIRHGSGGSRNARNTRTTKLVDYLDSVQARDDELNVHLVIIPLDKQAIPGLKKPHLCCMPKTSVGHLCEFVAQETKSQAIDVELLAVKVNTVAGYSIINHSILMDASNMLPQAVDGYNITLERLERQDTVGGISSIYCLNKNLILVYVHKNSGV; encoded by the exons ATGCCAGCGCAGAAACGATTTTTATCGAATTATCAAGATGATGACAACAACGATGAGGATGATGAGAACTCGCCAgagcaacagcagcagcagcagcagcagcaccGTCGCCGGAAACAATCCAGGCGAGCTATGGAAGAGGAACAACAACAAGTTGAGGAAGAGGAGGAAGATGAGCAAGAACAAACCCAGGATGATGATGGGGATGGGGATGGGGATGATCGAGAGGGGAAAAAGCAATCTTCTGATGATG ATTCTGATGGAAGTGGCACTGACCCAGAAGCCTTTGATGA GTTAATCGCTGTGTCACGATCTGAGATTCGCACCAAT GATTTCGATGAGAGAAGTTTTCTCGCACAATTATTTCAAGCTCGTAAAGATCTAGAATGTCCTATATGTCTAG GTATTATCAAGAGAACTCGGGTTGTGATGGGATGCCAACACCGTTTTTGCAGGGAATGCATTGATAAATCAATGAGACTAGG GAATAACGAATGCCCTGCTTGTCGCATACATTGTGCTAGTCGACGATCATTGAGAGATGATCCTGGATTTGATACCTTAATTGAGGCAATATATCCAGATGTTGAGAAGTATGAAGAAGAG GAACTTGTCTTTCTTGAAGAGGAACGAGCAATCAATGACCAG ATTCAAGCATCCATTGCCAAAATATCTCAACGCCAATCTGAAGCATTAATTAAGAGGCGCAAAGGCAAAGACATAGCTTCTCCCTCCTCACAAAGAACATCTCGCAACTATCATGCTtattcaagaagaaaaagaaacagtcAGGGGACAGAACCTGAGCGATCTGATCCAAATGAGAGTGAAAATGATGATCATGATGAGATCAAAGATTCACCCCTTAAGGATGAGCGAGGAACACAAACCAAGTTCAGGAAACATAGGAGGCGCAAAGGAGCTCTGACCACCCAAACTTCTCCTTCAGCCGCGAGTCCAGATGGTGGACACATTGAAACTGCAGTACAGCTACCCAGAGTCACCCCAAGTAATTCTCCTGGACCTGCAGTGAAGCCTGAAACACTTGCTTGGGGAAGAGGTGGAGTTCGAAGCCACATTCGACATGGCAGTGGTGGTAGCAGGAATGCTCGTAATACTCGAACAACCAAGTTAGTTGATTATCTTGACAGTGTGCAAGCAAGGGATGATGAG TTAAATGTCCATCTTGTGATTATTCCATTAGACAAACAAGCGATACCAGGTCTGAAAAAGCCCCATCTCTGCTGCATGCCAAAGACATCAGTCGGACATCTCTGTGAA TTTGTTGCTCAGGAGACGAAATCACAAGCCATAGATGTTGAATTACTGGCTGTAAAAGTCAACACTGTTGCTGGCTACTCCATTATCAACCATTCAATCTTAATGGATGCATCAAATATGCTACCTCAAGCTGTCGATGGTTACAATATTACTCTGGAACGCTTAGAAAGGCAAGATACTGTGGGAGGAATCAGTTCCATTTATTGTTTAAATAAGAATCTG ATCCTTGTGTACGTGCACAAGAATTCTGGGGTATGA
- the LOC101248496 gene encoding putative E3 ubiquitin-protein ligase RING1a isoform X3, with product MSGAQGKMPAQKRFLSNYQDDDNNDEDDENSPEQQQQQQQQHRRRKQSRRAMEEEQQQVEEEEEDEQEQTQDDDGDGDGDDREGKKQSSDDDSDGSGTDPEAFDELIAVSRSEIRTNVQCPICLGIIKRTRVVMGCQHRFCRECIDKSMRLGNNECPACRIHCASRRSLRDDPGFDTLIEAIYPDVEKYEEEELVFLEEERAINDQIQASIAKISQRQSEALIKRRKGKDIASPSSQRTSRNYHAYSRRKRNSQGTEPERSDPNESENDDHDEIKDSPLKDERGTQTKFRKHRRRKGALTTQTSPSAASPDGGHIETAVQLPRVTPSNSPGPAVKPETLAWGRGGVRSHIRHGSGGSRNARNTRTTKLVDYLDSVQARDDELNVHLVIIPLDKQAIPGLKKPHLCCMPKTSVGHLCEFVAQETKSQAIDVELLAVKVNTVAGYSIINHSILMDASNMLPQAVDGYNITLERLERQDTVGGISSIYCLNKNLILVYVHKNSGV from the exons atgag CGGTGCTCAAGGAAAAATGCCAGCGCAGAAACGATTTTTATCGAATTATCAAGATGATGACAACAACGATGAGGATGATGAGAACTCGCCAgagcaacagcagcagcagcagcagcagcaccGTCGCCGGAAACAATCCAGGCGAGCTATGGAAGAGGAACAACAACAAGTTGAGGAAGAGGAGGAAGATGAGCAAGAACAAACCCAGGATGATGATGGGGATGGGGATGGGGATGATCGAGAGGGGAAAAAGCAATCTTCTGATGATG ATTCTGATGGAAGTGGCACTGACCCAGAAGCCTTTGATGA GTTAATCGCTGTGTCACGATCTGAGATTCGCACCAATGTACAATGTCCTATATGCTTAG GTATTATCAAGAGAACTCGGGTTGTGATGGGATGCCAACACCGTTTTTGCAGGGAATGCATTGATAAATCAATGAGACTAGG GAATAACGAATGCCCTGCTTGTCGCATACATTGTGCTAGTCGACGATCATTGAGAGATGATCCTGGATTTGATACCTTAATTGAGGCAATATATCCAGATGTTGAGAAGTATGAAGAAGAG GAACTTGTCTTTCTTGAAGAGGAACGAGCAATCAATGACCAG ATTCAAGCATCCATTGCCAAAATATCTCAACGCCAATCTGAAGCATTAATTAAGAGGCGCAAAGGCAAAGACATAGCTTCTCCCTCCTCACAAAGAACATCTCGCAACTATCATGCTtattcaagaagaaaaagaaacagtcAGGGGACAGAACCTGAGCGATCTGATCCAAATGAGAGTGAAAATGATGATCATGATGAGATCAAAGATTCACCCCTTAAGGATGAGCGAGGAACACAAACCAAGTTCAGGAAACATAGGAGGCGCAAAGGAGCTCTGACCACCCAAACTTCTCCTTCAGCCGCGAGTCCAGATGGTGGACACATTGAAACTGCAGTACAGCTACCCAGAGTCACCCCAAGTAATTCTCCTGGACCTGCAGTGAAGCCTGAAACACTTGCTTGGGGAAGAGGTGGAGTTCGAAGCCACATTCGACATGGCAGTGGTGGTAGCAGGAATGCTCGTAATACTCGAACAACCAAGTTAGTTGATTATCTTGACAGTGTGCAAGCAAGGGATGATGAG TTAAATGTCCATCTTGTGATTATTCCATTAGACAAACAAGCGATACCAGGTCTGAAAAAGCCCCATCTCTGCTGCATGCCAAAGACATCAGTCGGACATCTCTGTGAA TTTGTTGCTCAGGAGACGAAATCACAAGCCATAGATGTTGAATTACTGGCTGTAAAAGTCAACACTGTTGCTGGCTACTCCATTATCAACCATTCAATCTTAATGGATGCATCAAATATGCTACCTCAAGCTGTCGATGGTTACAATATTACTCTGGAACGCTTAGAAAGGCAAGATACTGTGGGAGGAATCAGTTCCATTTATTGTTTAAATAAGAATCTG ATCCTTGTGTACGTGCACAAGAATTCTGGGGTATGA
- the LOC101248496 gene encoding putative E3 ubiquitin-protein ligase RING1a isoform X1, with product MSGAQGKMPAQKRFLSNYQDDDNNDEDDENSPEQQQQQQQQHRRRKQSRRAMEEEQQQVEEEEEDEQEQTQDDDGDGDGDDREGKKQSSDDDSDGSGTDPEAFDELIAVSRSEIRTNDFDERSFLAQLFQARKDLECPICLGIIKRTRVVMGCQHRFCRECIDKSMRLGNNECPACRIHCASRRSLRDDPGFDTLIEAIYPDVEKYEEEELVFLEEERAINDQIQASIAKISQRQSEALIKRRKGKDIASPSSQRTSRNYHAYSRRKRNSQGTEPERSDPNESENDDHDEIKDSPLKDERGTQTKFRKHRRRKGALTTQTSPSAASPDGGHIETAVQLPRVTPSNSPGPAVKPETLAWGRGGVRSHIRHGSGGSRNARNTRTTKLVDYLDSVQARDDELNVHLVIIPLDKQAIPGLKKPHLCCMPKTSVGHLCEFVAQETKSQAIDVELLAVKVNTVAGYSIINHSILMDASNMLPQAVDGYNITLERLERQDTVGGISSIYCLNKNLILVYVHKNSGV from the exons atgag CGGTGCTCAAGGAAAAATGCCAGCGCAGAAACGATTTTTATCGAATTATCAAGATGATGACAACAACGATGAGGATGATGAGAACTCGCCAgagcaacagcagcagcagcagcagcagcaccGTCGCCGGAAACAATCCAGGCGAGCTATGGAAGAGGAACAACAACAAGTTGAGGAAGAGGAGGAAGATGAGCAAGAACAAACCCAGGATGATGATGGGGATGGGGATGGGGATGATCGAGAGGGGAAAAAGCAATCTTCTGATGATG ATTCTGATGGAAGTGGCACTGACCCAGAAGCCTTTGATGA GTTAATCGCTGTGTCACGATCTGAGATTCGCACCAAT GATTTCGATGAGAGAAGTTTTCTCGCACAATTATTTCAAGCTCGTAAAGATCTAGAATGTCCTATATGTCTAG GTATTATCAAGAGAACTCGGGTTGTGATGGGATGCCAACACCGTTTTTGCAGGGAATGCATTGATAAATCAATGAGACTAGG GAATAACGAATGCCCTGCTTGTCGCATACATTGTGCTAGTCGACGATCATTGAGAGATGATCCTGGATTTGATACCTTAATTGAGGCAATATATCCAGATGTTGAGAAGTATGAAGAAGAG GAACTTGTCTTTCTTGAAGAGGAACGAGCAATCAATGACCAG ATTCAAGCATCCATTGCCAAAATATCTCAACGCCAATCTGAAGCATTAATTAAGAGGCGCAAAGGCAAAGACATAGCTTCTCCCTCCTCACAAAGAACATCTCGCAACTATCATGCTtattcaagaagaaaaagaaacagtcAGGGGACAGAACCTGAGCGATCTGATCCAAATGAGAGTGAAAATGATGATCATGATGAGATCAAAGATTCACCCCTTAAGGATGAGCGAGGAACACAAACCAAGTTCAGGAAACATAGGAGGCGCAAAGGAGCTCTGACCACCCAAACTTCTCCTTCAGCCGCGAGTCCAGATGGTGGACACATTGAAACTGCAGTACAGCTACCCAGAGTCACCCCAAGTAATTCTCCTGGACCTGCAGTGAAGCCTGAAACACTTGCTTGGGGAAGAGGTGGAGTTCGAAGCCACATTCGACATGGCAGTGGTGGTAGCAGGAATGCTCGTAATACTCGAACAACCAAGTTAGTTGATTATCTTGACAGTGTGCAAGCAAGGGATGATGAG TTAAATGTCCATCTTGTGATTATTCCATTAGACAAACAAGCGATACCAGGTCTGAAAAAGCCCCATCTCTGCTGCATGCCAAAGACATCAGTCGGACATCTCTGTGAA TTTGTTGCTCAGGAGACGAAATCACAAGCCATAGATGTTGAATTACTGGCTGTAAAAGTCAACACTGTTGCTGGCTACTCCATTATCAACCATTCAATCTTAATGGATGCATCAAATATGCTACCTCAAGCTGTCGATGGTTACAATATTACTCTGGAACGCTTAGAAAGGCAAGATACTGTGGGAGGAATCAGTTCCATTTATTGTTTAAATAAGAATCTG ATCCTTGTGTACGTGCACAAGAATTCTGGGGTATGA